The following are encoded together in the Peromyscus eremicus unplaced genomic scaffold, PerEre_H2_v1 PerEre#2#unplaced_72, whole genome shotgun sequence genome:
- the LOC131901331 gene encoding NACHT, LRR and PYD domains-containing protein 9B-like: MDESAVKMIQCLQKLSNAEFLMFKELLMREMEEYEPTPVPWDLIKKASERDLIVLLTRNYLRYLWDVLSVLFVQVNRSDLWTMVQTLKIDNQNSYKEIMKITFQHIWSKETFVLMNNENYQITVEEQYKALQEVFYCPLEPVTAVVLGSKGKGKTTFLRKAMLDWASGNLWQNRFRYVFFISLITLNNITELSLAELMLAKLSESSETLDKILSDPKRILFILEGLEYLKFDLELRTNLCNDWGKTLPTQIVFSSLLQKVMLPESSLLLELGNPSVPKIYPLLRYPKKITIQGFTDETTKFYCMCFFSDYHKGLQVFEYLKKRKKLLTLCRNPYICWVSCSTLIWQCDRGEEMNLVGITDSIIYTSFMVSTFRSVYADCPPNQNRAQLKTLCTLAAEAMWKQVFVFTSEDLRRNGITESEKAVWLKMKFLCIQGEDFIFYHPTLQSYFTAMFYFLRQDEDTPHPVIGSLPQLLREVYGHGQTIWLLTGIFVFGIATEKVTNMLEPHFDFIPSKDIKQEILKCFRSLSQAECSEKLMNPQSLFDSLLDSQEESFETEVMNLFEEMTVDISNVDALLVATYGLLKSQKLKKLHLHIQHKVFSEIYNPEDDDLEDFECNKRKAIKYWSILCKIFQDLQVLDLDSCNFNETAIRRLCDLMYPSSKNPLTAFKLQSLSCSFMTDFGDGALFHTLLLLPHLKSVNLYGTNLSNDAVENMCSVLKCPACRVEELLLGKCDISSEACGMIATSLIYRKVKHLSLVENPLKNKGVMLLCEILKHPSCVLETLMLSRCCLNFIACCHLYEALLCNKYLSLLDLGSNILEDIGVNILCEALKDPKCTLQELWLSGCSLTSDCCGGISAVLTSSKNLKTLKLGKNNIEDTGIKRLCEALRNPNCKLQCLGLDMNDFKTDCCADLASALTTCKTLTSLNLDWITFDRDGLELLCEALSHKSCNLKVLGLDQSALTEESQMLLQAVGMKKKLDILHCPWVKEESERRGVRLVWNSTN; the protein is encoded by the exons ATGGATGAATCTGCTGTGAAGATGATTCAGTGCCTGCAAAAACTCAGTAATGCAGAGTTCCTGATGTTTAAAGAGCTGCTCATGAGAGAAATGGAGGAATATGAACCCACGCCAGTCCCCTGGGATCTTATTAAGAAGGCTTCGGAAAGAGACCTAATAGTGCTGTTGACCAGAAATTATCTAAGATATTTATGGGACGTACTATCGGTCCTGTTTGTCCAGGTCAATCGGTCAGACCTCTGGACTATGGTTCAGACACTGAAGATAG ATAATCAAAATTCATACAAAGAGATTATGAAGATTACATTTCAACACATATGGTCCAAGGAGACCTTCGTTCTAATGAATAATGAAAACTACCAAATAACTGTAGAAGAGCAGTACAAGGCATTGCAAGAAGTATTTTATTGTCCCTTAGAGCCGGTCACTGCAGTTGTACTAGGttctaaaggaaaaggaaaaaccacTTTCTTAAGAAAAGCAATGTTGGACTGGGCATCAGGAAACTTATGGCAGAACAGATTCCGGTATGTTTTCTTCATCTCTCTCATCACACTTAACAATATCACAGAGTTGAGCTTAGCTGAGCTTATGTTAGCTAAGTTGTCTGAGTCTTCAGAGACACTGGACAAAATCTTATCTGATCCAAAGAGAATCTTGTTTATCCTGGAGGGACTTGAATACCTGAAATTTGACTTGGAACTCAGAACAAACTTGTGCAATGACTGGGGGAAGACGCTGCCGACACAAATTGTCTTCAGCAGTTTGCTACAGAAAGTAATGCTCCCAGaatcctctctgcttcttgaattGGGAAACCCAAGTGTACCAAAAATCTATCCCTTACTGCGGTATCCAAAGAAGATAACTATTCAGGGATTCACTGACGAGACCACAAAGTTCTATTGTATGTGCTTCTTCTCCGATTACCACAAAGGCTTACAAgtctttgaatatttaaaaaaacgtAAAAAATTACTCACTTTATGCAGAAACCCTTATATATGCTGGGTGTCCTGTAGTACTTTAATATGGCAATGTGACAGGGGAGAGGAAATGAACTTAGTTGGTATAACAGATTCAATTATCTACACAAGCTTTATGGTGAGCACATTCAGATCAGTGTATGCCGACTGTCCACCTAATCAGAACAGGGCACAATTAAAGACCCTGTGTACCTTGGCTGCAGAGGCAATGTGGAAACAGGTATTTGTGTTCACGTCTGAGGATCTCAGGAGGAATGGGATAACAGAATCTGAGAAGGCAGTGTGGCTGAAAATGAAATTTCTCTGTATTCAAGGTGAAGACTTCATATTTTACCATCCTACACTACAGTCATATTTCACTGCCATGTTCTATTTCCTCAGACAAGATGAAGACACACCTCACCCTGTCATTGGAAGCCTGCCCCAACTTCTAAGAGAAGTTTATGGTCATGGCCAAACCATATGGCTCCTGACAGGGATATTTGTGTTTGGAATTGCCACTGAAAAAGTTACCAACATGCTGGAACCACACTTTGATTTTATACCATCCAAAGATATAAAACAGGAAATCCTCAAATGCTTTAGAAGTTTGAGTCAAGCAGAGTGCAGTGAGAAACTGATGAATCCCCAGAGTTTGTTCGACAGTCTACTTGACAGCCAGGAAGAAAGCTTTGAAACAGAAGTGATGAATCTATTTGAAGAAATGACTGTTGATATTAGTAATGTTGATGCATTGTTGGTGGCTACATATGGTCTGCtgaaatctcaaaaattaaagaaacttcATCTGCATATACAACACAAAGTTTTTTCAGAAATCTATAACCCAGAAGACGATGACTTAGAAGACTTTGAATGCAACAAAAG aaaggcaataaaatatTGGAGCATATTGTGCAAGATTTTTCAAGACTTGCAGGTATTGGATCTGGACAGCTGTAATTTCAATGAAACTGCCATTAGGCGTCTCTGTGACTTGATGTATCCATCTTCTAAGAATCCTCTGACTGCATTTAAGCTTCAAAGCTTGTC GTGTTCCTTCATGACTGACTTTGGAGATGGTGCATTATTTCACACACTTCTACTACTACCTCACCTGAAATCCGTGAACCTGTATGGCACCAATCTCTCCAATGACGCAGTTGAGAATATGTGCTCTGTGCTGAAATGCCCAGCATGCAGAGTGGAGGAACTACT GTTGGGGAAATGTGACATCTCAAGTGAGGCTTGTGGCATGATTGCTACTTCCCTAATCTACCGCAAGGTGAAACATCTCTCGTTGGTTGAAAATCCCTTGAAGAACAAAGGAGTAATGTTACTGTGTGAAATCCTGAAGCATCCAAGCTGTGTCCTGGAGACACTGAT GTTGTCACGTTGCTGTCTCAACTTCATTGCCTGTTGCCATCTCTACGAAGCCCTTTTGTGCAACAAATATCTCTCTCTTCTTGACCTGGGATCAAACATCCTGGAAGATATTGGAGTGAACATTCTGTGTGAAGCTTTGAAGGACCCAAAGTGCACCCTTCAGGAGTTATG GTTATCTGGTTGCTCTCTCACTTCAGACTGCTGTGGGGGTATCTCTGCTGTCCTTACTAGCAGTAAAAATCTAAAGACCCTGAAACTGGGCAAGAATAACATAGAAGACACGGGCATCAAGCGGTTATGTGAGGCTCTGAGGAATCCTAATTGTAAATTGCAGTGTCTTGG GTTAGACATGAATGATTTCAAAACTGACTGCTGTGCAGACCTTGCCTCAGCTCTCACCACATGCAAAACACTGACTAGCCTGAACCTCGACTGGATAACCTTCGACCGTGATGGGCTGGAGCTGCTGTGTGAGGCTTTGAGTCACAAAAGTTGTAATTTGAAGGTGCTGGG ACTGGACCAATCTGCATTGACTGAGGAGTCACAGATGCTACTGCAAGCTgtgggaatgaaaaaaaaactggataTCTTACATTGTCCCTGGGTCAAAGAGGAAAGCGAGAGGAGGGGTGTCCGTCTGGTATGGAACAGCACGAACTGA